DNA sequence from the Pseudoxanthomonas sp. genome:
GCCAAGGCGGAGGTGTGCTTCGGCCGCGCCGAGTTTCAGCTCCGGCTGCGCCATGTACGGCATCGCCAGCTGCATCAGCTGCAGCGCATGCCGCACCTCATCGTCGCCGGTCGCGGCCTGCGCCTGGTAGTAGCCGAGCAGACCGAGCAGGTCGACGTGGTAGCGCGTCGTGTCCTTGGCCAAGGCGTCGGCAACGTCCTGCGCACGACCCTCGCGGGCCTGCGCGGCAAGCGCCATCGTCAGTTCGTCGCGCCAGGGCTTGCGTGCCACGGGCGTGCGTCCGGTCGCGCCCACGATGGCCTCGGCGACGCCCGGGGTGGAATAGGGGTTCTGGCCGGTGACCAGGCGACCGTCGACGACCACCTTCGGCATCATCAACGGCGCTTCCTGCCAGCGTGCGCCGCGCTCGCGCAGCCTGTCTTCCAGCAGCCACGGGAATTCCTTCGTCCAGCGCTTGCCGAACAGGGCTTCCTCTTCGTTGCTGAAGCCGGTCAACGTCCTGCCCTGCACCAGCGGCGTGCCGTCGCGCAGCCGCACGTCGGCCAACGCGGCCGGTCCATGGCAGACCGCACCGATCACCGCGCCGTGCCCGTACGCGTCGGCGAGCAGCGTCCGCAGCGCCGGGTCGCGTGGCAGGTCGAACATCGCGCCCTTGCCGCCGACCACGTAGATGGCGGCGTAGTCCGTCGCCTTCACGTCCGCTGTCCTGCGGGTATCGGCCAGCACGCGCATGGCGTCGGCGTCGGCGAGCAGGGCGGCATTGAAGGGTTCCTGCGGGTTGTACGTGTCGGCTTCGACCGCCCCGCCCTGCGGGCTGGCGATGTCGATGGCGAAGCCGTTCGCCTTGAAGATCAGCCAGGCCTGCGAGAGTTCGTCGAACTCGTAGCCGGGCCGGGTCTTGCCCTGGTCGCGGCCTTCGCCGCTGACGACGATCAGGATGCGCCCGGGCGCGGTGGCGTGAAGCGGTGCGATGGCGGCGAGCAGCAGGCCGGCCAGCAGGACGCGTGCGAGCAGGAACATGAGGGAGGTCTCCGGTGAGTGACCGGCAGTGTCCCGTCCCCGCATCAATCAAGGATCAAACGGCGCGGCTCACCAGCCGGTCTGCGGACCGAAGACGTACCGCTTCAGCGCCTTGCCCAGGCTGCGCCCGTCGGTCACGGTCTCCGCATGCAGGCCGGCCTCGCGCGCGCCCTGCACGTTGGTGAACAGATCGTCCACGAACAGCGTACTCGACGCATCCCAGCCGAGCAGGTCGAGCGCATGCGTGAATGTCGTCGGCGCCGGCTTGCGCCGTTGCAGGCCGCCGCTGGTGAGCACGCGGCCCTCGATCCGAGGTGCCAGCGGCGCGACGATGCGCGGGATGGCCTGCGTCATCATCGCGCCGTTGTTGGTCAGCACGCCCATCGCCACCTCCGCATGCACGGCGGCGAGCCTGGTCAGCACCTCGTCGATGGTGGTGCTGCCCGCCATCCGCGCGGCGATCCAGGCGTCTTCGTCGATCGTCGCACCCAGGCCCTCGCCGAGTCGGCGCAGGTACGTGGCGGTGTCGAGGGTGCCACTGTCGTACTCGAGCTCGAGTCCGGAGACGAAGAGCACATCGCGTACCCGCTCGTGTTCGCAGCCGGCATGCGCTGCCAGGTGCGCGATGCGCACCGGGTGCCGGTAGTGCGCCAGGACGCCGTCGAAATCGAGCAGCACCTGGTGGATGCGGGGCTTCATCCCGCGGCGACGACCTGGAAGGCCTCGCGTGCGGCGGCGATGGTCGCGTCGATGACGTCCGGCGTATGCGCGCTGGACATGAAGCCGGCCTCGAACGCCGACGGCGCCAGGTACACGCCGCGCTCGAGCATGGCATGGAAGAAGCGGTTGAACG
Encoded proteins:
- a CDS encoding HAD-IA family hydrolase; translation: MKPRIHQVLLDFDGVLAHYRHPVRIAHLAAHAGCEHERVRDVLFVSGLELEYDSGTLDTATYLRRLGEGLGATIDEDAWIAARMAGSTTIDEVLTRLAAVHAEVAMGVLTNNGAMMTQAIPRIVAPLAPRIEGRVLTSGGLQRRKPAPTTFTHALDLLGWDASSTLFVDDLFTNVQGAREAGLHAETVTDGRSLGKALKRYVFGPQTGW
- a CDS encoding DJ-1/PfpI family protein, which codes for MFLLARVLLAGLLLAAIAPLHATAPGRILIVVSGEGRDQGKTRPGYEFDELSQAWLIFKANGFAIDIASPQGGAVEADTYNPQEPFNAALLADADAMRVLADTRRTADVKATDYAAIYVVGGKGAMFDLPRDPALRTLLADAYGHGAVIGAVCHGPAALADVRLRDGTPLVQGRTLTGFSNEEEALFGKRWTKEFPWLLEDRLRERGARWQEAPLMMPKVVVDGRLVTGQNPYSTPGVAEAIVGATGRTPVARKPWRDELTMALAAQAREGRAQDVADALAKDTTRYHVDLLGLLGYYQAQAATGDDEVRHALQLMQLAMPYMAQPELKLGAAEAHLRLGERDRARALVQQVLAATPDMAEARALLHRIDG